The Desulfobacterales bacterium genome window below encodes:
- a CDS encoding DUF3047 domain-containing protein produces the protein MVLLPDPILSDLPPDAVLGVGMFSSTPDGVALPDGWEPLIFKKIPRHTRYTLVMEAGQKVVKANSEASSSGLIRKIRIDPRAYPLIEWRWKVLNIYQKGDVTTKAGDDYPARLYITFESDPASMDLFEKLKYETARLLYGEYPPGGAITYIWESKTPKGSVVPNPYTDRVKMIVVESGDSLLHQWIQEERNVYEDYKSAFGQEPPMISGVAIMSDSDNTGESTTAYYGDIIFKKSVK, from the coding sequence ATGGTTCTGCTCCCCGATCCAATCCTTTCGGATCTACCGCCGGACGCTGTTCTCGGCGTCGGCATGTTCTCAAGCACCCCCGATGGCGTCGCACTGCCGGATGGATGGGAACCGCTTATTTTTAAAAAGATTCCCCGGCACACCCGCTACACCCTGGTGATGGAAGCCGGCCAAAAGGTAGTCAAAGCGAACAGTGAGGCGTCATCGTCCGGACTTATCCGCAAGATACGGATCGACCCAAGAGCATATCCGCTGATTGAATGGCGCTGGAAGGTATTGAACATTTACCAAAAGGGAGATGTCACTACTAAGGCGGGAGACGACTATCCCGCCCGTTTGTATATCACCTTCGAATCTGATCCCGCAAGCATGGACCTGTTTGAAAAACTCAAGTATGAAACCGCCCGCCTGCTTTATGGGGAATATCCCCCCGGCGGCGCCATCACCTATATCTGGGAAAGCAAAACGCCCAAAGGGAGCGTTGTGCCAAACCCATACACGGATCGGGTTAAAATGATTGTGGTGGAAAGCGGTGATTCCCTGTTACATCAATGGATTCAGGAAGAGAGAAACGTCTATGAAGATTACAAATCGGCTTTTGGGCAAGAGCCGCCGATGATCTCCGGTGTTGCCATTATGAGCGACTCAGACAACACCGGTGAATCAACGACCGCTTATTACGGCGATATTATTTTTAAAAAATCAGTAAAGTGA